Part of the Candidatus Neomarinimicrobiota bacterium genome is shown below.
CTCCATCGAATCATCCACCAAAACGGCTGCGTTCTCATCAAAACGTATGTATGAACCGTCTTTCCTCGACAGTTCTTTCTTTGTCCTCACTATTATCGCTTTCGACACCTGTCCTTTTTTGACCATCCCGTTGGGTATGGCGCTTTTTATCGTTACAACTACAACGTCCCCGATGCTGCCGTATCGCCTGCGGGTTCCGCCGAGCACCTTGATACACTGGATACTCTTCGCTCCGGTGTTATCGGCAACAACCATTCTCGTGTGCACCTGTACCATGGTTACTTCGCCTTCTCAACTATTTCCGAGACCCGCCACCGCTTATGCCTGCTCATTGGTCTCGATTCGATTATCCGGACCGTGTCCCCTACATGACTCTTGTTTTCATTGTCGTGTGCCATAAACCGTTTGGATTTTCTTACCATCTTTCCATAACGCGGGTGCGGGACCCTGCGTTCCACCTTGACTATCACCGTTTTTTCGGCTTTATCGCTGACTACGATCCCCGTCAGAGATTTTCTTCTTCCGCCGTCGCTCACTTTTCGTCCTCCCCGCCGGAACCGGCGAAAGTGCTGATCCCTAATTTATTTTCGTGCAATATTGTATTCAACTGAGCTATTTCTCTTCTCACTGATTTTATTCTCTGATGGTTCTCTAATTGGCGCAGCGAATGCTGAAACCTCAGGTTTTCCATCTCTTCTAAAGCGTCCCTGAGTCGAATATCAGCTTCTTCGTGCGTTAACTCTCTTAATTCCTGGGTCTTCACTCTTATGCCTCTGCCCTCTTTACAACCTTCGTCTTAATCGGAAGTTTGCTTGCGCCGAGCCTGAACGCCTCGTGTGCCAGTTCATCGTCAACACCGTCGATCTCGAACAGGATCCTGCCCGGCTTTACCACCGCAACAAAATATTCCGGCGAACCTTTACCCTTGCCCATTCGTGTTTCCGCAGGTTTCTGCGTCACCGGTTTGTCGGGGAATATCCTGATCCAGAGCTTACCGTGTTTTTTAACCTTACGGGTGATCGCGACTCGCGCAGCTTCTATCTGCCTCCCTGTTATCCATGCCGGCTCGAGGGCTTTCAACCCGTACAGTCCGAAGGCAACCGTCGAGCCGCGCATCGCTTTGCCGGTCATCCTCCCCCGGTGCTGCTTTCTCCTTTTTACTTTTCTCGGTTCTAACATCAGATCTGTTTCTCTTTACTCGCCAATTTCGGTGAGTCCCCGTTGTATATCCACACCTTGACCCCTACGCAGCCGTAGGTGGTGAATGCCGTAACGCTTGCGTAATCGATGTCGGCCCGTATCGTATGCAGCGGCACTCTGCCTTCCTGAAACCTTTCTCTTCTTCCCATCTCCGAACCGCCGAGCCTTCCGCCTGCTCCCACACGGATTCCACGCGCGCCCATACGCATCGTCGACATGATCGACTTCTTGATTGCGCGCCTGTACGAAACCTTTTCTTCCAATTGCTTGGCGATGTTTTGTGCCACGAGAAATGCGTCTAATTCGGGTCTTTTTATTTCATTGACATTGATCTGAATTTCTCTGTCCGTGAGCTTTTGGAGCTCTTCCCGCAGCTTGTTCACTTCAGTTCCCTTGCTTCCGATGACAATACCCGGTCTCGCGGTGAACACCGTAATGGTAGTCCGTTTGTTCGTCCGCTCTATCATGATCTTGGAGACTGCTGCTTTCTCAAGTCGTTTGTTGATGTACCGGCGAAGCATTACGTCTTCTATCAGCTTGTCCGCAAAATTCTTCTCATCGAACCAGGTGGAATCCCAGGTGCGTGTGATACCTAACCTGTAACCTATCGGATTTACTTTTTGTCCCATCCCTATCCTCTTGTTTTTCTCGACTTTCGCTCGTCCGGAGTGGCAACCACCACCGTCATGTGTGCGGTCCGTTTTAAGATTCTTGTCGCCCTTCCCATCGCTCTCGGACGGAACCGTTTGGTCGAGGGACCGCCGTCCACGAACACCTCTTTTACGAAAAGAGATTCCGGTTCGATGTCTCCGCCCTCTAAATTCACCAAGTTGGCAATTGCGCTTCTCACGGTTTTCTCAAGGTCGTAAGAAGCCTTTTTCTTGGAAAAGTGAAGTATGTTCATAGCGTCATCAACGCCTTTGCCCCTGATGAGGTCGGCGAGAAGCCGCACCTTCCTCGGGCTCTGTCTTGAATATCTCTGGATCGCTTTTGCGTTCACCGTTAGCGCACCTTCGACGACGAATCTTTTTTAGTACCGGAATGGCCTCGAAATGTTCTCGTCGGTGCGAACTCTCCGAGCTTGTGCCCCACCATGTTTTCCGATACATATATGGGAATGAATTTCATACCGTTGTGTACCGCTATCGTATGCCCGACAAAATCCGGCGGTATCGTCGTTCTTCTCGACCACGTTTGAATGACCTTCTTCGAACGCGACGTATTGAGCTCCTGAATCCTTTTCATGAGTCGTTCTTCTACGTACGGACCTTTTTTTATTGATCTCGGCATAAGTTCTTACTTCGTCCTTCTCGAAACTATATATTTATCCGATAACTTTGCTCTACGGGTTTTGCCCCCTTTAGCGGGTTTGCCCCAGGGGGAGACAGGATGTCTTCCTCCGGATGCTTTCCCCTCGCCGCCTCCCATCGGATGGTCCACAGGGTTCATCGCGACACCGCGCACTTTCGGGCGTCTGCCTAACCAGCGGGAGCGACCCGCCTTCCCGATGACGATTATCTCATGGTCTCTGTTTCCGACCTGACCTATCGTTGCCCTGCATTCTTTCCTCACCATTCGGATTTCACCTGACGGCATCTTCAGGAGGACATAGTCCCCTTCCTTTGCCATCACCTGAGCGGACGTTCCCGCGCTTCGTACCGCCTGACCCCCTTTACCGTGCGTCATCTCCACGTTATGTACCATTGTTCCCGTCGGTATGTCGTTCAAAGGGAGAGAGTTGCCTGTTTTCAGGGGAGCTTTCGGTCCCGACTCTATCCTGTCGCCTACCTTAAGCCCCACCGGGCAAAGTATGTACCTCTTTTCGCCGTCGACGTAATTCAGAAGGGCTATACGAGCCGAACGATTCGGATCGTATTCGATTGTGGCTACCTTCGCGGGGATTCCGGTTTTATCCCGTTTAAAATCTATTATCCTGTACATCCGTTTATGACCGCCACCCCGTCTTCGGGAGGTTATTCTGCCGGTGTTGTTTCTACCTCCGGTTTTCGTAAGCGGGACTGTCAGACTCTTTTCCGGCTTGGTCCTGGTGATCTCCTCGAATGTTGAGGTGGTCTTGTACCGTTGTGCCGGAGTAGAAGGTTTATATTGTTTTATCGGCATTTGTTTAAGAAGGCTCGTTTCCGTAAACGTCGATAGTTTCGCCCGGAAGCAGTGTGACTATAGCCTTTTTCCAATTCGCTTTTTTGCCTTCGGTTCGTATTACCCGCCCGCCGCTTTTTACGGAGAGGCTTCTCTTCTTACCTCTTATATTTAAAGTCCGGACATGTTTCACCCTAACCCCGAACTTCAATTCAACAGCCCTCTTTATCTGGTGCTTATTCGATTTCGGCATCACCTCAAACGCATATGCGTTTTGCGAT
Proteins encoded:
- the rplN gene encoding 50S ribosomal protein L14, encoding MVQVHTRMVVADNTGAKSIQCIKVLGGTRRRYGSIGDVVVVTIKSAIPNGMVKKGQVSKAIIVRTKKELSRKDGSYIRFDENAAVLVDDSMEPIGTRIFGPVGRELREKQHMKIISMAPEVV
- the rpsQ gene encoding 30S ribosomal protein S17, with product MSDGGRRKSLTGIVVSDKAEKTVIVKVERRVPHPRYGKMVRKSKRFMAHDNENKSHVGDTVRIIESRPMSRHKRWRVSEIVEKAK
- the rpmC gene encoding 50S ribosomal protein L29, with translation MRVKTQELRELTHEEADIRLRDALEEMENLRFQHSLRQLENHQRIKSVRREIAQLNTILHENKLGISTFAGSGGEDEK
- the rplP gene encoding 50S ribosomal protein L16 produces the protein MLEPRKVKRRKQHRGRMTGKAMRGSTVAFGLYGLKALEPAWITGRQIEAARVAITRKVKKHGKLWIRIFPDKPVTQKPAETRMGKGKGSPEYFVAVVKPGRILFEIDGVDDELAHEAFRLGASKLPIKTKVVKRAEA
- the rpsC gene encoding 30S ribosomal protein S3; translation: MGQKVNPIGYRLGITRTWDSTWFDEKNFADKLIEDVMLRRYINKRLEKAAVSKIMIERTNKRTTITVFTARPGIVIGSKGTEVNKLREELQKLTDREIQINVNEIKRPELDAFLVAQNIAKQLEEKVSYRRAIKKSIMSTMRMGARGIRVGAGGRLGGSEMGRRERFQEGRVPLHTIRADIDYASVTAFTTYGCVGVKVWIYNGDSPKLASKEKQI
- the rplV gene encoding 50S ribosomal protein L22, encoding MNAKAIQRYSRQSPRKVRLLADLIRGKGVDDAMNILHFSKKKASYDLEKTVRSAIANLVNLEGGDIEPESLFVKEVFVDGGPSTKRFRPRAMGRATRILKRTAHMTVVVATPDERKSRKTRG
- the rpsS gene encoding 30S ribosomal protein S19, which encodes MPRSIKKGPYVEERLMKRIQELNTSRSKKVIQTWSRRTTIPPDFVGHTIAVHNGMKFIPIYVSENMVGHKLGEFAPTRTFRGHSGTKKDSSSKVR
- the rplB gene encoding 50S ribosomal protein L2; the protein is MPIKQYKPSTPAQRYKTTSTFEEITRTKPEKSLTVPLTKTGGRNNTGRITSRRRGGGHKRMYRIIDFKRDKTGIPAKVATIEYDPNRSARIALLNYVDGEKRYILCPVGLKVGDRIESGPKAPLKTGNSLPLNDIPTGTMVHNVEMTHGKGGQAVRSAGTSAQVMAKEGDYVLLKMPSGEIRMVRKECRATIGQVGNRDHEIIVIGKAGRSRWLGRRPKVRGVAMNPVDHPMGGGEGKASGGRHPVSPWGKPAKGGKTRRAKLSDKYIVSRRTK
- the rplW gene encoding 50S ribosomal protein L23; amino-acid sequence: MSGTVLIKPIITEKMHILQESQNAYAFEVMPKSNKHQIKRAVELKFGVRVKHVRTLNIRGKKRSLSVKSGGRVIRTEGKKANWKKAIVTLLPGETIDVYGNEPS